The following coding sequences lie in one Ostrea edulis chromosome 8, xbOstEdul1.1, whole genome shotgun sequence genomic window:
- the LOC130049783 gene encoding prisilkin-39-like yields the protein MLNLLVLIRFIACAVAGRISTTYSNHNPSYSTHTYSDHNPTSSTGTYSDQSRPYSTGTYSDHSRPYSTNTYSDHNPIYSTGTYSDHNPTHSTGPYSDHNQPYSTGIYSDHSTTYSTGIYSDHSPPYSTGTYSDHSTTHSTGSYSDHSPPYSTGTYSDHNPTYSTGTYSDHSTTYSTGTYSDHNPTYSTGTGSSCSSHLREGTGLRPYSNALNFGDGSAVAAVAAVGDRRAAASAVATAAGRFASLRANLGGGMRGWMRSVMNSGIGRHMDSGMRGAMGGGMGSGMHGGNGGGTEGGRMGGVMSGSMGGRMGGGRNGGMRGGRVGRMGGRMGDRIGNDMRGGMNGGMESGIHGRRGSGKGGGNGGGNCGGNGGGHSG from the coding sequence ATGCTGAACCTTCTAGTCCTCATCCGCTTCATTGCCTGCGCTGTTGCGGGCCGGATCTCTACAACTTACAGTAACCACAACCCAAGCTATTCTACACACACTTACAGTGACCATAACCCAACCTCTTCTACAGGCACTTACAGTGACCAGAGCCGACCCTATTCTACAGGAACTTACAGTGACCACAGCCGACCCTATTCTACAAACACTTACAGTGACCACAATCCCATCTATTCTACAGGCACTTACAGTGACCACAACCCCACCCATTCTACAGGCCCTTACAGTGATCACAACCAACCCTATTCTACAGGCATTTACAGTGACCACAGTACAACCTATTCTACAGGCATTTACAGTGACCACAGCCCACCCTATTCTACAGGCACTTACAGTGACCACAGCACAACCCATTCTACAGGATCTTACAGTGACCACAGCCCACCCTATTCTACAGGCACTTACAGTGACCACAACCCAACCTATTCTACAGGAACTTACAGTGACCACAGCACAACCTATTCTACAGGCACTTACAGTGATCATAACCCAACCTATTCTACAGGCACTGGTAGTAGCTGCAGCTCTCACCTTAGAGAAGGAACAGGATTACGGCCATATTCGAATGCGTTGAACTTTGGTGATGGATCTGCTGTTGCTGCTGTTGCAGCCGTTGGTGACCGACGTGCTGCCGCCTCTGCGGTAGCCACTGCGGCTGGCAGATTTGCTAGCTTAAGAGCCAATCTGGGTGGTGGTATGCGCGGTTGGATGCGCAGTGTCATGAACAGTGGCATAGGCCGTCACATGGACAGTGGCATGCGCGGTGCTATGGGTGGTGGCATGGGCAGTGGCATGCACGGTGGTAACGGCGGTGGTACTGAAGGTGGTCGCATGGGCGGTGTTATGAGCGGTAGCATGGGTGGCCGCATGGGCGGTGGGAGGAATGGTGGCATGCGAGGTGGCAGGGTTGGTCGCATGGGCGGTCGCATGGGTGATCGCATAGGCAATGACATGCGCGGTGGTATGAACGGTGGCATGGAGAGTGGCATCCACGGTAGGAGGGGCAGTGGTAAAGGCGGTGGTAACGGAGGTGGTAACTGCGGTGGTAACGGCGGTGGACACAGTGGTTGA